The following coding sequences are from one Azospirillum humicireducens window:
- a CDS encoding response regulator transcription factor, whose amino-acid sequence MDHLDSGPGGMPGAGVVHIVDDDEPVRDSLKALLEAFSFDVRDFPSCQDFLDTFDGNPQGCLVLDLHMPVMSGLEFLERHGGDLHGMPVIMVSGRGDPSTFARAKEAGVVAVLEKPFDEDQLIDMLNRLLPAPAAA is encoded by the coding sequence ATGGATCATTTGGACAGCGGGCCGGGCGGGATGCCGGGTGCCGGGGTCGTCCACATCGTCGACGACGATGAGCCGGTCCGCGACTCCCTGAAGGCCCTGCTGGAAGCCTTTTCCTTCGACGTGCGGGACTTCCCGTCCTGCCAGGACTTCCTCGACACCTTCGACGGCAATCCGCAGGGCTGCCTCGTTCTCGACCTGCATATGCCGGTGATGAGCGGGCTGGAGTTCCTGGAGCGCCATGGCGGCGACCTGCACGGCATGCCGGTGATCATGGTGTCCGGCCGCGGCGACCCCTCCACCTTCGCCCGCGCCAAGGAGGCCGGCGTGGTGGCGGTGCTGGAGAAGCCGTTCGACGAGGATCAGCTGATCGACATGCTGAACCGCCTGCTGCCGGCGCCCGCCGCCGCCTGA
- a CDS encoding response regulator transcription factor: MPADAMPIAESDLTVFIVDDDDAIRDSLEVLLDCAGFRAESFSTPLAFLESGAPSRPGCLLVDVRMPQMSGLDVQERLTRGGHAMPVVVMTGHGDVPLAVRAMKAGAVDFVEKPFEEEALLAAVRSALTLARAADSRTAETAQPVPEQPAPPPAASAPPEVLDRLAALTPRELDVLRWLVAGKSNKVIAFELSISPRTVEIHRARVMEKMRADSLPTLVRMAIAAGVVPGGG, from the coding sequence ATGCCCGCTGACGCAATGCCCATTGCCGAGTCCGACCTCACCGTCTTCATCGTCGACGACGACGACGCGATCCGCGACTCCCTGGAGGTCCTGCTGGATTGCGCCGGCTTCCGGGCGGAAAGTTTCTCCACCCCGCTCGCCTTCCTGGAGTCCGGTGCGCCGTCGCGGCCAGGATGCCTGCTGGTCGATGTGCGGATGCCGCAGATGAGCGGCCTGGACGTGCAGGAGCGGCTGACCCGCGGCGGCCATGCCATGCCGGTGGTGGTGATGACCGGCCATGGCGACGTGCCGCTCGCCGTGCGCGCCATGAAGGCGGGGGCGGTCGATTTCGTCGAGAAGCCGTTCGAGGAGGAGGCGCTGCTCGCCGCCGTGCGCTCTGCCCTTACCCTTGCCCGCGCGGCGGACAGCCGGACGGCGGAGACAGCGCAGCCTGTGCCGGAACAGCCTGCTCCGCCGCCTGCCGCATCCGCCCCGCCGGAGGTTCTGGACCGTCTCGCCGCCCTGACGCCGCGGGAGTTGGACGTGCTGCGCTGGCTGGTGGCCGGCAAGTCGAACAAGGTCATCGCCTTCGAACTGTCGATCAGCCCGCGCACGGTGGAGATCCACCGAGCGCGCGTGATGGAGAAGATGCGCGCCGACAGCCTGCCGACCCTGGTGCGCATGGCCATCGCCGCGGGTGTGGTCCCCGGCGGCGGGTGA